Proteins from one Bombyx mori chromosome 25, ASM3026992v2 genomic window:
- the LOC101744929 gene encoding hemicentin-2 isoform X1, with protein MLPALRRLLAAAAVFGATIAMAAKNVPMTQVVAVSGEPVYLPCDIATQDEEDAVLLVLWYREDLGTPIYSVDARERDFGVAERWSDESVFASRAYFLPERRPAELGVDRVRATDQGVYRCRVDFKQAQTRNSRVNLTVIVPPTKMVITDDKGDIKQAIVGPYIEGDTFSLTCDVTGARPRPWVKWYRDEVETDTPASPLSGNGVRGVLRVGPLTRADVRAAFTCRASNHPRAHPVETTLTLDMNFPPLTVHILGSNQPLSASRRYDLLCQSSGSRPPASITWWKNGQRINNAKETLSTDGNTTTSTVSLQLTKADAGAKLACRASNPQMPSVPPLEDDWMLDIQYVPETVVRLGTNLDPKNIREGSDVYFDCVINAHPYVYKVEWRHNGKPLVHNVGHGIIISNQSLVLQGVGRRTAGNYTCVGFNAEGDGESKPFSLDVLYAPTCRSSQQRVHGVAKQERAHITCHVDANPPEVTFRWTFNNTANSNEVSDSYVSRAGTSSTVTYTPHTEMDYGTLLCWAHNRIGKQRVPCVYHIIAAGRPDQVHNCTVVNASLTSFGVRCSEGFNGGLPQSFLLEVREIITQEIVANVSSAVPRFTAVGLAPGRTYAAAILAYNAKGRGDPYPLRASTLRPPEKHHVHDKSLDLPRTAFQMSGAMSAAVGGGGIIMVILVIFMIGVKHRCAKRKPRSAAPQSQPASPDKLREKDDSESDDRNPDIIPSDTDQMQMDYYRQQQVSTISPPLGRTRGSVAGVRALPAYCALRTAPPHPMHEQNNSTSGIPPPARFASGSCTLPRGAGAGSGAGAGSVIPLQHLRTLPRPLPAPAPTPRLPPRDTPL; from the exons CGTGGATGCCAGGGAACGAGATTTTGGAGTAGCAGAGCGGTGGTCTGACGAGAGTGTATTTGCGTCCAGAGCCTATTTCCTGCCAGAGAGAAGGCCCGCTGAACTCGGCGTGGACCGCGTCAGGGCTACAGACCAAGGAGTTTATAGATGTAGAGTAGACTTCAAACAAGCCCAAACTAGGAATTCAAGAGTGAATCTCACTGTTATTG TGCCGCCTACTAAAATGGTAATCACGGACGACAAAGGTGATATCAAGCAGGCTATTGTGGGACCATACATCGAAGGAGATACGTTTTCACTTACATGTGACGTCACCGGAG CACGACCTCGACCGTGGGTGAAGTGGTACAGAGACGAGGTAGAAACCGACACACCAGCTTCTCCGCTATCCGGGAATGGAGTTCGAGGAGTTCTCAGGGTAGGACCACTTACGAGAGCAGATGTAAGAGCAGCCTTCACCTGCCGCGCGTCCAATCATCCAAGAGCGCATCCCGTTGAAACAACTCTCACTTTAGATATGAATT TTCCTCCACTAACAGTCCACATACTGGGCTCCAATCAACCGCTCTCGGCGAGCAGAAGATATGACCTGCTTTGTCAAAGTTCGGGATCCAGGCCACCCGCTTCTATTACCTGGTGGAAAAACGGACAAAGAATCAACAACGCCAAAGAAACG CTGTCAACGGATGGCAACACGACGACTTCTACAGTGTCCTTGCAACTGACCAAAGCAGATGCTGGAGCCAAGTTAGCCTGCAGGGCGTCCAATCCCCAAATGCCTTCTGTTCCACCGTTGGAAGATGACTGGATGTTGGATATACAGT ATGTTCCCGAAACAGTAGTACGGTTAGGCACAAATTTAGATCCCAAGAACATTCGAGAAGGATCTGACGTCTATTTCGATTGCGTTATCAACGCACACCCTTATGTCTACAAAGTGGAATGGAGACACAAT GGAAAGCCACTGGTCCACAACGTAGGTCACGGAATCATCATCAGCAATCAATCCCTGGTTCTCCAAGGCGTAGGAAGACGTACTGCTGGCAACTACACCTGCGTCGGCTTCAATGCTGAAGGAGACGGAGAGAGCAAGCCGTTCTCATTGGATGTGTTAT aTGCGCCAACCTGCCGAAGTTCACAGCAAAGGGTTCATGGAGTGGCGAAGCAAGAACGCGCCCACATAACCTGTCACGTCGATGCGAACCCACCTGAAGTCACT TTCCGGTGGACCTTCAACAACACAGCCAACAGCAACGAGGTCAGCGACTCCTACGTGTCCCGCGCCGGTACCAGCTCCACCGTGACCTATACTCCTCACACCGAAATGGACTACGGGACCCTGCTTTGCTGGGCCCACAACAGGATCGGGAAGCAACGAGTGCCCTGCGTCTACCATATCATTGCTGCCG GCCGACCCGACCAAGTCCACAACTGCACGGTGGTGAACGCATCATTAACCTCGTTCGGGGTTCGATGCTCGGAGGGCTTTAACGGCGGCCTCCCGCAATCCTTCCTGTTGGAAGTCCGGGAAATCATTACCCAG GAAATCGTCGCGAACGTTTCAAGCGCGGTACCACGTTTCACTGCGGTCGGTCTCGCGCCCGGCAGGACATATGCCGCAGCTATTTTAGCTTATAACGCTAAGGGGAGGGGAGATCCTTACCCTTTACGAGCGAGCACGCTGCGGCCGCCAGAAAAGCATCACGTGCATGACAAAAGCTTAG ATCTACCAAGAACAGCCTTCCAAATGTCAGGAGCAATGTCCGCCGCTGTGGGCGGTGGCGGAATCATCATGGTCATTCTGGTGATCTTCATGATTGGCGTGAAGCATCGTTGCGCAAAACGCAAGCCTAGGTCTGCTGCTCCACAATCACAGCCAGCGTCCCCGGACAAACTCAGAGAGAAGGACGACAGTGAGAGTGACGACAGGAACCCTGATATAATACCCTCGGATACAGATCAGATGCAG ATGGATTACTACCGTCAGCAGCAAGTGTCGACGATCTCCCCCCCGCTGGGGCGTACGCGCGGCAGCGTGGCGGGCGTGCGGGCGCTACCTGCGTACTGCGCGCTACGGACGGCGCCTCCGCATCCGATGCACGAACAAAAC AACTCGACGTCGGGAATCCCGCCGCCCGCGCGGTTCGCGAGCGGGTCGTGCACGCTGCCgcggggcgcgggggcgggaTCGGGCGCGGGCGCGGGATCCGTGATCCCGCTGCAGCACCTGCGCACGCTACCCCGCCCGCTCCCCGCACCGGCGCCCACCCCGCGCCTCCCGCCCCGCGACACCCCGCTCTGA
- the LOC101744929 gene encoding hemicentin-2 isoform X2, which produces MLPALRRLLAAAAVFGATIAMAAKNVPMTQVVAVSGEPVYLPCDIATQDEEDAVLLVLWYREDLGTPIYSVDARERDFGVAERWSDESVFASRAYFLPERRPAELGVDRVRATDQGVYRCRVDFKQAQTRNSRVNLTVIVPPTKMVITDDKGDIKQAIVGPYIEGDTFSLTCDVTGARPRPWVKWYRDEVETDTPASPLSGNGVRGVLRVGPLTRADVRAAFTCRASNHPRAHPVETTLTLDMNFPPLTVHILGSNQPLSASRRYDLLCQSSGSRPPASITWWKNGQRINNAKETLSTDGNTTTSTVSLQLTKADAGAKLACRASNPQMPSVPPLEDDWMLDIQYVPETVVRLGTNLDPKNIREGSDVYFDCVINAHPYVYKVEWRHNGKPLVHNVGHGIIISNQSLVLQGVGRRTAGNYTCVGFNAEGDGESKPFSLDVLYAPTCRSSQQRVHGVAKQERAHITCHVDANPPEVTFRWTFNNTANSNEVSDSYVSRAGTSSTVTYTPHTEMDYGTLLCWAHNRIGKQRVPCVYHIIAAGRPDQVHNCTVVNASLTSFGVRCSEGFNGGLPQSFLLEVREIITQEIVANVSSAVPRFTAVGLAPGRTYAAAILAYNAKGRGDPYPLRASTLRPPEKHHVHDKSLDLPRTAFQMSGAMSAAVGGGGIIMVILVIFMIGVKHRCAKRKPRSAAPQSQPASPDKLREKDDSESDDRNPDIIPSDTDQMQMDYYRQQQVSTISPPLGRTRGSVAGVRALPAYCALRTAPPHPMHEQNVRFLTVTTLVY; this is translated from the exons CGTGGATGCCAGGGAACGAGATTTTGGAGTAGCAGAGCGGTGGTCTGACGAGAGTGTATTTGCGTCCAGAGCCTATTTCCTGCCAGAGAGAAGGCCCGCTGAACTCGGCGTGGACCGCGTCAGGGCTACAGACCAAGGAGTTTATAGATGTAGAGTAGACTTCAAACAAGCCCAAACTAGGAATTCAAGAGTGAATCTCACTGTTATTG TGCCGCCTACTAAAATGGTAATCACGGACGACAAAGGTGATATCAAGCAGGCTATTGTGGGACCATACATCGAAGGAGATACGTTTTCACTTACATGTGACGTCACCGGAG CACGACCTCGACCGTGGGTGAAGTGGTACAGAGACGAGGTAGAAACCGACACACCAGCTTCTCCGCTATCCGGGAATGGAGTTCGAGGAGTTCTCAGGGTAGGACCACTTACGAGAGCAGATGTAAGAGCAGCCTTCACCTGCCGCGCGTCCAATCATCCAAGAGCGCATCCCGTTGAAACAACTCTCACTTTAGATATGAATT TTCCTCCACTAACAGTCCACATACTGGGCTCCAATCAACCGCTCTCGGCGAGCAGAAGATATGACCTGCTTTGTCAAAGTTCGGGATCCAGGCCACCCGCTTCTATTACCTGGTGGAAAAACGGACAAAGAATCAACAACGCCAAAGAAACG CTGTCAACGGATGGCAACACGACGACTTCTACAGTGTCCTTGCAACTGACCAAAGCAGATGCTGGAGCCAAGTTAGCCTGCAGGGCGTCCAATCCCCAAATGCCTTCTGTTCCACCGTTGGAAGATGACTGGATGTTGGATATACAGT ATGTTCCCGAAACAGTAGTACGGTTAGGCACAAATTTAGATCCCAAGAACATTCGAGAAGGATCTGACGTCTATTTCGATTGCGTTATCAACGCACACCCTTATGTCTACAAAGTGGAATGGAGACACAAT GGAAAGCCACTGGTCCACAACGTAGGTCACGGAATCATCATCAGCAATCAATCCCTGGTTCTCCAAGGCGTAGGAAGACGTACTGCTGGCAACTACACCTGCGTCGGCTTCAATGCTGAAGGAGACGGAGAGAGCAAGCCGTTCTCATTGGATGTGTTAT aTGCGCCAACCTGCCGAAGTTCACAGCAAAGGGTTCATGGAGTGGCGAAGCAAGAACGCGCCCACATAACCTGTCACGTCGATGCGAACCCACCTGAAGTCACT TTCCGGTGGACCTTCAACAACACAGCCAACAGCAACGAGGTCAGCGACTCCTACGTGTCCCGCGCCGGTACCAGCTCCACCGTGACCTATACTCCTCACACCGAAATGGACTACGGGACCCTGCTTTGCTGGGCCCACAACAGGATCGGGAAGCAACGAGTGCCCTGCGTCTACCATATCATTGCTGCCG GCCGACCCGACCAAGTCCACAACTGCACGGTGGTGAACGCATCATTAACCTCGTTCGGGGTTCGATGCTCGGAGGGCTTTAACGGCGGCCTCCCGCAATCCTTCCTGTTGGAAGTCCGGGAAATCATTACCCAG GAAATCGTCGCGAACGTTTCAAGCGCGGTACCACGTTTCACTGCGGTCGGTCTCGCGCCCGGCAGGACATATGCCGCAGCTATTTTAGCTTATAACGCTAAGGGGAGGGGAGATCCTTACCCTTTACGAGCGAGCACGCTGCGGCCGCCAGAAAAGCATCACGTGCATGACAAAAGCTTAG ATCTACCAAGAACAGCCTTCCAAATGTCAGGAGCAATGTCCGCCGCTGTGGGCGGTGGCGGAATCATCATGGTCATTCTGGTGATCTTCATGATTGGCGTGAAGCATCGTTGCGCAAAACGCAAGCCTAGGTCTGCTGCTCCACAATCACAGCCAGCGTCCCCGGACAAACTCAGAGAGAAGGACGACAGTGAGAGTGACGACAGGAACCCTGATATAATACCCTCGGATACAGATCAGATGCAG ATGGATTACTACCGTCAGCAGCAAGTGTCGACGATCTCCCCCCCGCTGGGGCGTACGCGCGGCAGCGTGGCGGGCGTGCGGGCGCTACCTGCGTACTGCGCGCTACGGACGGCGCCTCCGCATCCGATGCACGAACAAAACGTGAGATTTTTAACGGTGACCACTCTTGTCTACTGA